A window of Limisphaerales bacterium contains these coding sequences:
- a CDS encoding DUF1501 domain-containing protein, whose protein sequence is MLKIEGQAQGGFCDGLGRRDFLRIGAFGGLALPQLLQAEAAAGIGKSHKALIMIYMAGAPPHQDLVDPKPNAPKEYRGDLSPLRTNVPGIHVTELLPRLARIMDKWTAIRSIVGAPNGSHDSFMCYSGRKGSTFNTNGQAPGGWPSIGAALSKLQGANVPGIPPFIGLAPKAGHPPYGASGKPGFLGVGHGPFKPTNHSRGDMTLNDVSVGRFGARRSLLESFDSFRREADSSGAVRGMDAFTQQAMGVLTSSKLADAMNLEKEDPKIRERYGKGDAKNYGDGAPRDNTHFLMARRLVEAGARCVTLNFGRWDFHSKIYDQKSGVNGHAPIFDQGLSALIEDLHARGLDKDVSVIAWGEFGRTPRINKNAGRDHWPQVSCAFMAGGGLRHGQVIGASDKHAAEPADRPVHMGEVHATLYQAMGLDPNATTLPDLTGRPQYLVDGWQPMKELI, encoded by the coding sequence ATGCTGAAAATCGAAGGACAGGCCCAAGGTGGCTTTTGTGACGGGCTCGGTCGGCGGGATTTCCTGCGGATTGGGGCGTTTGGCGGGTTGGCATTGCCGCAACTGCTGCAGGCGGAGGCCGCCGCGGGCATCGGCAAAAGCCACAAGGCGCTCATCATGATTTACATGGCCGGCGCGCCGCCGCATCAGGACCTCGTCGACCCCAAGCCCAACGCACCCAAGGAATATCGGGGCGACCTGTCGCCCTTGCGCACCAATGTGCCGGGCATCCACGTGACCGAGCTGCTGCCGCGGCTCGCGCGCATCATGGACAAGTGGACCGCCATCCGGTCCATTGTCGGCGCGCCCAACGGCAGCCACGATTCGTTCATGTGCTACAGCGGACGCAAAGGATCCACCTTCAACACCAACGGGCAAGCGCCCGGCGGTTGGCCGAGCATTGGCGCGGCGCTTTCGAAATTGCAGGGGGCCAATGTGCCGGGCATCCCGCCCTTTATCGGGCTGGCGCCCAAGGCGGGGCATCCGCCCTACGGCGCGAGCGGCAAGCCGGGCTTCCTCGGCGTGGGCCACGGGCCGTTCAAGCCCACCAACCACAGCCGCGGCGACATGACGCTTAACGACGTGAGCGTCGGCCGCTTTGGCGCGCGGCGCAGTTTGCTGGAGAGCTTCGACAGCTTCCGGCGCGAGGCCGACAGCTCCGGCGCGGTACGCGGCATGGACGCCTTCACGCAACAGGCGATGGGCGTGCTCACCAGCAGCAAGCTCGCCGACGCGATGAATCTCGAGAAGGAAGACCCAAAAATCCGCGAGCGTTACGGCAAGGGCGACGCGAAGAATTATGGCGACGGCGCCCCGCGCGACAACACACATTTCCTGATGGCCCGCCGTCTCGTCGAGGCGGGCGCGCGTTGTGTGACGTTGAACTTCGGCCGCTGGGATTTTCACAGCAAAATTTACGACCAGAAAAGCGGTGTCAACGGACACGCGCCGATTTTTGACCAGGGCCTCTCGGCGCTCATTGAGGATTTGCACGCGCGCGGCTTGGACAAGGACGTGAGCGTGATTGCGTGGGGCGAATTTGGCCGCACGCCGCGCATCAACAAGAACGCCGGGCGCGATCATTGGCCGCAAGTGAGCTGCGCGTTCATGGCTGGCGGCGGCCTGCGCCACGGGCAAGTCATCGGCGCGAGCGACAAACACGCCGCCGAACCGGCCGACCGCCCCGTGCACATGGGCGAAGTCCACGCCACGCTGTATCAAGCCATGGGCCTTGACCCGAACGCGACGACATTGCCTGACCTCACCGGCCGCCCGCAATACCTCGTCGACGGCTGGCAGCCGATGAAGGAGTTGATTTAG
- a CDS encoding DUF1549 domain-containing protein, whose translation MKKIGTLMALALIAGALTVAAKPSALDLTAQVGKGAKAFSLKGKHSRQQLVASAADAGKLGDVSRVVKYSATPNNVVVINANGMVTPLGDGVATITATLAGGLKSTVTVTVTEFGVTQPINFANEISPIFTKAGCNSGGCHGKSGGQNGFRLSLLGFEPQEDYEYLVKESRGRRLSPAAPENSLLLLKGAAILPHGGGARLDTKSYDWDLMVRWIKQGMPRGSEEDPTVVGLEVYPKQRLVSANAAQQLSVTAIYSDGHTEDASHIATYESNDKEIAEVDQTGRVTFFEQPGDVSVMIRYLGQVSVYQASVPLGAPVAKVPQPRNFIDNLVFDKLKRVGMPPSAVCDDATFIRRVSIDIAGRLPTDAEAEAFLKSTDPAKRDKLIDRLLASSDYADYFANKWGALLRNKRSSTAALRGNYAFHGWIRDSLHKNMRYDEFTRNVLAASGDMARNPGAFWYREVKTMQTQMEDTAQLFLGTRMQCAQCHHHPFEKWSQKDYYSFSAFFSTVGRKAGRNPGEEVIYHTRKVAQTANKKDGGTVKATGLGDEPLDLTADDDPRHALVDWLSKPTNPFFAQTLVNRYWKHFFSRGLVEPEDDMRETNPAVNPELLEALAQHFIKSGFDMKQLIRTICQSRTYQLSSIPNDFNAKDKTYFSRYYPKRLNAEVLYDAINEMTDSEANFSGLPVGTRAVQLPDNSFNSQSYFLTVFGRPDSSSSCECERSSDASLAQSLHLLNSKDIQGKLASGNGRAATLANAKTPVSEAFTKAQNEKNAADKALTTANTQIEKATAAAKTEAAKKALVDLIANMQKPAQDKAVSAKAAFEKAQVAMSAEEEKKIRSLFLLAFSREPSGSEVLLARAHLDRIIKDKDGKETPAVRKNSYEDIIWALFNTKEFLFNH comes from the coding sequence ATGAAAAAAATTGGAACTTTGATGGCGTTGGCGTTGATTGCTGGTGCACTAACCGTAGCCGCGAAGCCAAGCGCGTTGGATTTAACGGCGCAGGTGGGCAAGGGAGCGAAAGCGTTTTCACTGAAGGGCAAGCATAGCCGACAACAGCTCGTGGCTTCGGCGGCGGACGCGGGCAAGCTGGGCGATGTAAGCCGCGTGGTGAAATATTCCGCCACGCCGAACAATGTGGTAGTGATCAACGCCAATGGAATGGTCACGCCGTTGGGTGACGGGGTGGCAACGATTACGGCGACGCTCGCGGGCGGGTTGAAATCGACGGTGACGGTGACGGTCACGGAGTTTGGTGTCACACAGCCGATTAATTTTGCGAACGAAATTTCGCCCATTTTCACCAAGGCCGGTTGTAACTCGGGTGGTTGCCACGGCAAGAGCGGCGGCCAGAATGGCTTCCGTCTTTCGCTGCTCGGCTTTGAGCCGCAGGAGGATTACGAATATCTCGTGAAAGAATCGCGAGGGCGGCGTTTGAGCCCGGCGGCGCCGGAGAACAGTTTGTTGCTGCTTAAAGGTGCGGCGATTTTGCCGCACGGTGGTGGTGCGCGGCTGGATACAAAGAGTTACGATTGGGATTTGATGGTGCGCTGGATTAAACAGGGCATGCCGCGCGGCAGCGAAGAAGATCCGACGGTGGTTGGGTTGGAGGTGTACCCGAAACAGCGATTGGTCAGTGCGAATGCCGCGCAGCAGTTGTCGGTGACGGCAATTTACAGCGACGGTCACACGGAGGACGCCTCGCACATCGCGACGTATGAATCAAACGACAAAGAAATTGCCGAGGTGGATCAGACCGGCCGCGTGACGTTTTTCGAGCAGCCGGGTGATGTGTCGGTGATGATTCGGTATCTCGGGCAGGTGAGTGTGTATCAGGCGAGCGTGCCGTTGGGCGCGCCGGTGGCGAAGGTGCCGCAGCCTCGCAACTTTATTGACAACCTCGTGTTCGACAAGCTCAAGCGCGTAGGTATGCCGCCTTCAGCGGTTTGTGATGACGCGACGTTTATCCGGCGCGTGAGCATCGACATCGCGGGGCGTCTACCGACCGACGCGGAGGCTGAGGCATTTTTGAAAAGCACCGACCCTGCCAAGCGCGACAAGCTTATTGACCGCCTGCTGGCGAGTAGCGATTACGCTGATTATTTCGCCAACAAATGGGGCGCGTTGTTGCGGAACAAGCGTTCCAGCACTGCGGCGCTGCGCGGCAACTACGCCTTCCACGGGTGGATTCGCGACAGTCTCCACAAGAATATGCGCTACGACGAGTTCACCCGCAACGTTCTCGCCGCCTCGGGCGATATGGCGCGGAACCCCGGCGCGTTTTGGTATCGCGAGGTGAAAACGATGCAAACGCAAATGGAAGATACCGCCCAACTTTTCCTTGGCACCCGAATGCAATGTGCGCAGTGCCACCATCATCCCTTTGAGAAATGGAGCCAAAAGGATTATTACAGCTTCAGTGCATTCTTCTCAACCGTCGGCCGCAAAGCGGGCCGCAACCCCGGCGAGGAGGTCATTTATCACACCCGCAAGGTAGCGCAGACTGCCAATAAAAAAGACGGCGGCACCGTGAAAGCCACCGGACTCGGCGACGAGCCGCTGGATCTCACGGCGGATGATGATCCCCGGCACGCGCTGGTGGATTGGTTGTCAAAGCCGACGAATCCTTTCTTCGCACAAACTTTGGTGAATCGTTATTGGAAACATTTCTTCAGCCGCGGCCTCGTGGAGCCTGAAGATGATATGCGCGAAACCAATCCTGCCGTGAACCCTGAATTGCTCGAGGCGTTGGCGCAGCATTTCATTAAGAGCGGGTTTGACATGAAACAGCTCATCCGGACCATTTGCCAGTCGCGGACCTATCAGCTCAGCTCGATCCCCAACGACTTCAACGCGAAGGACAAAACTTATTTCAGCCGCTACTATCCTAAGCGCCTGAACGCCGAGGTGCTCTACGATGCGATCAACGAGATGACGGATTCGGAGGCGAACTTTAGCGGGTTGCCGGTGGGCACCCGTGCGGTGCAATTGCCGGATAACTCGTTCAACAGCCAGTCGTATTTTCTGACAGTATTCGGTCGGCCGGATAGCTCCAGCTCCTGCGAGTGTGAGCGTTCCAGCGATGCGAGTCTTGCGCAGAGTTTGCATCTGCTTAACTCGAAAGACATCCAAGGCAAACTCGCAAGTGGCAACGGCCGTGCGGCAACATTAGCCAACGCCAAGACGCCCGTCAGCGAGGCGTTCACCAAGGCGCAAAATGAAAAAAACGCCGCTGACAAAGCGCTGACGACAGCAAACACCCAAATCGAGAAAGCCACTGCCGCCGCTAAGACTGAAGCGGCCAAGAAAGCGCTGGTCGACCTCATTGCCAATATGCAAAAACCCGCGCAAGACAAGGCCGTCTCCGCGAAAGCTGCGTTCGAAAAGGCGCAAGTGGCGATGTCGGCCGAAGAGGAAAAGAAAATCCGCAGCTTGTTCCTGCTGGCTTTTTCCCGTGAACCCAGCGGCAGCGAGGTGCTGCTCGCCCGCGCACATCTGGACCGCATCATCAAGGACAAAGATGGCAAGGAAACGCCGGCCGTCCGGAAAAATTCCTACGAAGACATCATTTGGGCGCTCTTTAACACGAAGGAGTTTCTCTTCAACCATTAG
- a CDS encoding DUF1501 domain-containing protein: protein MIKIQGESSGGFCDGVSRRNFLQIGSLAMGGMALPELLRAEEALGSKAQKQKSIIMIYLPGGPSHTDMWDIKDRATKEYRGEFTSIPTSVPGVRVCEHFPQLAKMWQDCTSIRSTVGQANDHNSFHCLTGRTRRSPQPTGGWPSIGSVIAKTQGEGPNGTPPFVGFDSRAQGPGFLGAPYKYFAPNGKGKQDLTLNGIDTSRLDDRKALLGSFDSFRRDVDNSRKMEGLDKFNQQAFGVITSSTLVDALDLKKEDPKRLAKYIVPKGYRDVKSFCTARRLVEAGARFVTLSWGSWDTHGNNFVTLGKQLPSLDIGLAALISDLKESGRLDDTTICVWGEFGRTPRVNKNKQPGRDHWPRVMGTFLAGGGMRNGQAIGETDWRTGGEASSRPVHIQEILATLYHNVGINPMKEMLSDLNGRPQFLTDAGRGPLPELV from the coding sequence ATGATTAAAATTCAAGGCGAATCAAGCGGCGGTTTTTGCGACGGAGTGTCGCGCCGCAATTTTCTGCAAATCGGCTCGCTCGCGATGGGCGGCATGGCGTTGCCGGAGTTGCTGCGCGCGGAGGAGGCACTCGGCTCCAAGGCGCAAAAGCAGAAGAGCATCATCATGATTTACCTGCCGGGCGGCCCGAGCCACACGGATATGTGGGACATCAAGGACCGCGCCACCAAGGAATACCGCGGCGAGTTCACCTCCATCCCCACCAGCGTGCCCGGCGTGCGCGTGTGCGAGCATTTCCCGCAACTGGCCAAGATGTGGCAGGACTGCACGTCCATCCGCTCCACCGTCGGCCAGGCCAATGACCACAATTCCTTTCACTGCTTGACCGGCCGCACGCGGCGCAGCCCGCAGCCCACCGGCGGCTGGCCCAGCATTGGCTCGGTCATTGCCAAGACGCAGGGCGAAGGCCCCAACGGCACGCCGCCCTTTGTCGGGTTCGACAGCCGCGCGCAAGGGCCGGGTTTCCTCGGTGCGCCGTACAAATATTTCGCGCCCAACGGCAAGGGCAAACAGGACCTCACCCTCAACGGCATCGACACCAGTCGGCTGGACGACCGCAAGGCGCTCCTCGGCAGCTTCGATTCCTTCCGGCGCGACGTAGATAACAGCCGCAAGATGGAGGGCCTCGACAAGTTCAACCAGCAAGCCTTCGGCGTCATCACCAGCAGCACGCTCGTCGATGCGCTGGATCTCAAGAAGGAAGACCCCAAACGCCTCGCCAAGTACATCGTGCCCAAGGGCTATCGCGATGTGAAAAGTTTCTGCACCGCCCGCCGCCTGGTCGAGGCCGGCGCGCGCTTTGTCACCCTCAGCTGGGGCAGCTGGGACACGCACGGCAACAACTTTGTCACCCTCGGCAAGCAATTGCCCTCGCTGGACATCGGACTCGCCGCACTCATCAGCGACCTCAAGGAATCCGGGCGACTGGACGACACCACCATTTGTGTGTGGGGCGAGTTTGGCCGCACGCCGCGCGTGAACAAGAACAAGCAACCCGGGCGCGACCATTGGCCGCGCGTGATGGGCACCTTCCTTGCCGGCGGCGGCATGCGCAACGGCCAAGCCATCGGCGAAACCGACTGGCGCACCGGCGGTGAAGCCAGCTCGCGCCCCGTGCACATCCAGGAAATTTTGGCCACGCTCTATCACAACGTCGGCATCAACCCGATGAAGGAAATGCTGAGCGACCTCAACGGCCGCCCGCAGTTCCTCACCGACGCCGGCCGCGGCCCGCTGCCGGAGCTGGTGTAA
- the nagA gene encoding N-acetylglucosamine-6-phosphate deacetylase: MEFINARLILPDEIQRGSLSVRDGKIHKISNDAKPASKGGDNVFDLRGGFLAPGFIDLHIHGALGRDTMEARLDAFKEITDFHIKGGTTSLTLTTLSAAQSEIEKALDAIAPIHNRSLGGSRIVGVHVEGPFINQVRAGAQNPEYCRAPTAKEWQPILKHGKLITQMTLAPELPRALNLIKALRKNGTIASAGHTDATEKELFPAVKAGLNQVTHTFNAMSGLTKKGPYRIAGMLEFGLAVDDLVCEIISDGQHVPPVLMRMLFNAKPREQVVIITDATKGAGLKPGTKFELCGIKAKVTPTTAEVFDGRGLAGSTLTMIRAVQTAVEQANVPLVDAVLMATLNPARQLGRDNEFGSLETGKRADLIWFDNRYQVKGVWLDGEMRFLA; encoded by the coding sequence ATGGAATTTATCAACGCACGGCTGATTTTGCCGGATGAAATTCAACGAGGCTCGTTGAGCGTGCGCGACGGGAAAATCCATAAAATTTCCAACGACGCCAAGCCCGCAAGTAAAGGCGGAGACAATGTTTTCGACCTGCGTGGCGGTTTTCTTGCGCCGGGGTTTATTGATCTCCACATCCACGGCGCGCTCGGGCGCGACACGATGGAGGCGCGGCTCGATGCCTTTAAGGAAATTACTGATTTCCATATCAAAGGCGGCACCACTTCGTTGACACTCACCACGCTATCCGCCGCGCAAAGTGAAATCGAAAAAGCCCTTGATGCCATCGCTCCCATTCATAACCGTTCCCTCGGCGGCTCGCGCATCGTTGGCGTTCACGTGGAAGGGCCGTTCATTAATCAAGTACGCGCGGGCGCGCAGAACCCCGAATACTGCCGCGCACCCACCGCCAAGGAATGGCAACCCATCCTTAAACACGGCAAGCTCATCACGCAAATGACCCTCGCGCCCGAGCTCCCCCGCGCCCTGAATCTCATCAAAGCCCTGCGCAAAAACGGCACCATCGCCAGCGCCGGCCACACCGATGCCACCGAAAAAGAACTATTTCCCGCGGTCAAAGCCGGCCTAAACCAGGTCACCCACACATTCAATGCCATGAGCGGCCTCACCAAAAAAGGCCCCTACCGCATTGCGGGTATGCTGGAGTTTGGGTTGGCGGTGGACGATTTGGTTTGCGAAATCATCAGCGACGGGCAACACGTGCCACCGGTGTTAATGCGCATGCTCTTCAATGCCAAACCACGTGAACAAGTGGTCATCATCACCGACGCGACCAAAGGCGCCGGCCTCAAGCCCGGCACAAAATTTGAGCTCTGCGGCATCAAAGCCAAAGTCACCCCCACCACCGCCGAGGTATTTGATGGCCGAGGCCTGGCTGGCAGCACGCTCACGATGATCCGCGCTGTGCAAACCGCCGTGGAACAAGCCAACGTCCCGCTGGTCGACGCCGTGCTCATGGCCACCCTCAACCCCGCCCGCCAACTCGGCCGCGACAACGAATTCGGTTCACTCGAAACCGGCAAACGCGCCGACCTCATCTGGTTCGACAACCGCTACCAAGTCAAAGGCGTCTGGCTAGACGGCGAAATGCGATTCTTGGCTTAG
- a CDS encoding PQQ-like beta-propeller repeat protein, which yields MRYLLILLIWANSILGEDWPNWRGPRHDGISREAVPKGDFSNIAWRAKIGVGFSSMAVADGRVFALGCTGQRRGNLETFTCLDAVTGKKIWSDSYPAALVDYLHEGGPCASPTVDGKRVFGLSKSGRLACYDVADGKIQWTVELMAKAGLPKPPEWGFAASPLVLGNRLIVEATFTCALDKTTGKEIWRSKEYKPAYGTPAAFQFKGRLYLATLKTDGLVILDAQTGKTIAFQDWRTSFRTNSTTPIILGNKIFISTGYQRGCALFEFTGTGLKQIYTNKNLSNHMNNSVVLGDFVYGFDGNTHGRTPKQIVCMRLADGAVQWRKQGYLCGSLMAVQNRLLILGEKGKLAIGSASPKGFTPTAEAQILQGRCWTVPVYANGRIYARNAAGTLVCVDVRK from the coding sequence ATGCGGTATTTGTTAATCCTCCTGATTTGGGCAAACAGCATTTTAGGGGAAGATTGGCCGAACTGGCGGGGGCCGAGGCACGATGGTATCTCGCGTGAGGCGGTGCCCAAAGGAGACTTTAGCAACATCGCGTGGCGCGCGAAAATTGGCGTGGGTTTTTCCAGTATGGCCGTGGCCGATGGGCGCGTGTTTGCGCTGGGCTGCACCGGCCAGCGTCGCGGTAATCTCGAAACGTTCACCTGCCTCGATGCTGTGACCGGCAAAAAAATCTGGAGCGATTCGTATCCTGCGGCGCTTGTTGATTATTTGCATGAAGGCGGTCCGTGTGCTTCGCCTACGGTGGATGGCAAACGTGTATTTGGCCTTAGCAAATCCGGTCGGCTAGCTTGCTACGATGTTGCAGATGGCAAAATACAATGGACCGTTGAATTGATGGCCAAGGCCGGATTGCCCAAGCCGCCCGAATGGGGCTTCGCCGCTTCGCCGTTGGTGCTCGGCAATAGGCTCATCGTCGAAGCCACCTTCACTTGCGCATTGGACAAAACTACCGGCAAAGAAATCTGGCGCAGCAAAGAGTACAAACCCGCTTATGGCACGCCTGCCGCGTTTCAATTCAAGGGTCGATTATATCTCGCCACGCTCAAGACAGACGGTCTTGTTATCCTCGATGCCCAAACCGGCAAGACCATCGCCTTTCAGGATTGGCGGACTTCCTTCCGTACCAACTCCACCACGCCCATCATTCTCGGCAATAAAATTTTTATCTCCACCGGCTACCAACGCGGCTGCGCCCTATTTGAATTCACCGGCACCGGATTGAAACAAATCTACACCAACAAAAATCTCAGCAATCACATGAACAACTCCGTAGTACTCGGTGATTTTGTGTATGGCTTTGACGGCAACACACACGGCAGAACCCCAAAGCAAATCGTTTGCATGCGCCTCGCCGATGGCGCTGTGCAATGGCGTAAGCAGGGATACCTCTGCGGCTCATTGATGGCGGTGCAAAACCGATTGCTCATCCTCGGTGAAAAAGGAAAACTCGCCATTGGCTCCGCCTCACCCAAAGGCTTCACCCCCACCGCCGAAGCTCAAATTCTTCAGGGCCGTTGCTGGACCGTGCCGGTTTATGCCAATGGCCGCATTTACGCCCGCAACGCCGCCGGCACACTTGTGTGTGTCGACGTCCGCAAGTAG
- a CDS encoding DUF1501 domain-containing protein: MNMNRRKFLGGSAAALGASALPALTAPNAKPKATADTVILCWMAGGMASTETFDPKRYTPFKRGLKSDQVLSTFPAIDTMVDDIKVCQGFEHVAQVMNRGTLIRTQVGADLGHILHSRHQYHWHTGYEPPLTVAAPHLGAWIAHARGRNHPALPAFIDIGQTPNGESEEIRAFQTGGCLGTEHGPFTIDDPANAIKAVRPPAGMSPVRFKARYQNYLRLLKASPDFQKGDSPKREALMKSMDEAFTLLSSPAAKAFDLSLEPEKNSAPYGNGKFGRGCLLARRLCEVGARFIEVTSDYGPFLRWDTHENGHTRLRKLKKQIDQPFAQLVRDLEQRGLLKRTLIVLASEFSRDMLVEGKPDKTVRGQVAQPNVINELKFYGMHRHFTAAGSVLMFGGGVQRGHLFGKTADERPCTTIENPATITDLHATIFHAMGIPPTHHVTVEQRPFFATKDGKGKPLHGVLA, from the coding sequence ATGAACATGAATCGTCGTAAATTTTTAGGAGGAAGCGCCGCCGCACTGGGAGCCAGCGCGTTGCCCGCGTTAACCGCGCCGAACGCAAAACCGAAAGCGACGGCGGACACGGTGATTCTTTGCTGGATGGCCGGCGGGATGGCGTCGACGGAGACGTTTGACCCGAAGCGGTACACGCCGTTCAAGCGCGGACTGAAGAGCGACCAGGTGCTGAGCACGTTTCCCGCCATCGACACGATGGTGGATGACATCAAGGTTTGCCAGGGCTTCGAGCACGTGGCGCAGGTGATGAATCGCGGCACGCTCATCCGCACGCAGGTGGGCGCAGACCTCGGCCACATTTTGCACTCACGTCATCAGTATCATTGGCACACCGGCTACGAGCCGCCGCTCACGGTGGCGGCACCCCATCTTGGCGCATGGATTGCCCATGCGCGCGGACGCAATCATCCCGCGCTACCGGCGTTCATCGACATCGGCCAAACCCCCAACGGCGAGAGCGAGGAAATCAGAGCCTTCCAAACCGGCGGCTGTCTCGGCACCGAGCACGGCCCGTTTACCATCGATGACCCCGCCAACGCCATCAAAGCCGTGCGCCCGCCTGCGGGGATGAGCCCGGTGAGGTTTAAAGCGCGTTACCAAAATTACCTGCGCCTGCTCAAGGCCAGCCCGGATTTTCAAAAGGGCGATTCGCCCAAACGCGAAGCGTTGATGAAATCAATGGACGAAGCGTTCACACTGCTCAGCAGTCCCGCCGCAAAAGCATTCGACCTTTCGCTGGAACCGGAAAAAAATTCGGCTCCGTACGGCAACGGGAAATTCGGCCGGGGCTGCCTGCTCGCCCGCCGCTTGTGCGAAGTCGGCGCACGCTTCATCGAGGTCACCAGCGACTATGGGCCCTTCCTCCGATGGGACACCCACGAAAACGGCCACACGCGATTGCGGAAATTGAAAAAACAAATTGACCAACCGTTCGCCCAACTCGTGCGCGACCTCGAACAACGCGGTCTGCTCAAACGCACGCTCATTGTACTGGCCAGCGAGTTCAGTCGCGACATGCTGGTGGAAGGTAAGCCAGACAAAACCGTGCGCGGCCAAGTCGCCCAACCGAACGTTATTAACGAATTAAAATTTTACGGCATGCACCGCCACTTTACCGCGGCCGGCAGCGTGCTGATGTTTGGCGGCGGCGTACAACGCGGCCATCTTTTTGGCAAAACCGCCGATGAACGCCCCTGCACAACCATCGAAAACCCCGCCACCATCACCGACCTGCACGCCACCATTTTTCACGCTATGGGCATTCCGCCCACGCACCATGTCACCGTCGAGCAGCGGCCATTTTTCGCCACCAAGGATGGCAAGGGCAAACCGTTGCATGGTGTTTTGGCGTAA
- a CDS encoding DUF1501 domain-containing protein, giving the protein MSEGKRADRVGCAEFRRNLAKDAMDRRGFVKAGALGLGGLSLAGLMKLEAAAQDRKKVSRDKSVIILWKRGGPSQHETWDPKPDAPKEYRGAFGAMPTRVPGTHICDLLPKCAKMTDKFAIIRSLHHQNAGHSAGDQILFTGYPPGKNPNENIYPSCGSIVAKQLGHLSPELPPYVMIPRTLPGVEPAYLGKKYGPFYTQADPANDSTWPKNGGKFEVPNFELTDGLDFNRLDTRRNLLSGFDKIRRDIDNSGNAEAIDKFQQQALDIVTSPKARDAFDLDAEPMAIRERYGFMERYNAPTPDRCGVPAWSQRILLARRLVEAGVRLVTVDLRWWDTHVKGYESMRDGFLPRWDQAYTALLADLEQRGLMDSVMVVAWGEFGRSPKVNATGGRDHYPGVFSAAISGGGIRGGTVVGSSDDKGALPKDRPVRPQDVLATMYRHLGVDTAEQYKDFAGRPHPVLPFGEPIEELF; this is encoded by the coding sequence ATGAGCGAAGGCAAACGAGCAGACCGCGTCGGGTGCGCGGAGTTCCGGCGCAACCTCGCAAAGGATGCGATGGATCGTCGCGGCTTCGTTAAGGCCGGCGCGCTGGGACTCGGGGGATTGTCGCTCGCCGGTTTGATGAAGCTCGAGGCGGCAGCCCAAGACCGCAAAAAAGTTTCGCGCGACAAATCGGTTATCATTCTCTGGAAACGGGGTGGCCCGAGCCAGCACGAAACATGGGACCCCAAGCCCGACGCCCCCAAGGAATACCGCGGTGCGTTTGGCGCGATGCCGACCAGGGTGCCGGGCACGCACATCTGCGATTTGCTGCCCAAGTGCGCGAAGATGACCGATAAATTCGCCATCATCCGCAGTCTCCATCACCAGAACGCCGGCCACTCTGCAGGCGATCAGATTCTATTTACCGGCTATCCGCCTGGAAAAAATCCGAACGAAAACATTTATCCCAGCTGCGGTTCGATCGTCGCCAAGCAGCTTGGCCATTTGAGTCCCGAGCTGCCGCCCTACGTGATGATTCCCCGCACATTGCCGGGAGTGGAGCCTGCGTATCTTGGGAAAAAATACGGACCGTTTTACACTCAGGCCGACCCCGCCAACGACAGCACGTGGCCGAAGAACGGCGGCAAATTTGAGGTGCCGAATTTTGAACTGACCGACGGCCTCGATTTCAACCGGCTCGACACCCGCCGCAATCTGCTCAGTGGGTTTGACAAGATTCGTCGTGACATCGACAACTCCGGCAATGCAGAGGCCATCGATAAATTTCAACAACAGGCATTGGATATTGTCACCAGCCCGAAGGCGCGCGACGCCTTCGACCTTGATGCGGAACCAATGGCTATCCGCGAGCGGTATGGGTTCATGGAGCGTTACAACGCGCCCACGCCCGATCGCTGTGGCGTGCCCGCATGGAGCCAGCGAATCTTGCTCGCCCGCCGTTTGGTGGAAGCGGGCGTGCGGTTGGTCACCGTGGACCTTCGTTGGTGGGACACGCATGTGAAAGGCTACGAGAGTATGCGGGACGGTTTTCTGCCGCGCTGGGATCAGGCGTACACCGCGTTATTGGCCGATCTCGAGCAACGCGGTCTTATGGACAGCGTGATGGTCGTTGCTTGGGGCGAGTTTGGCCGCTCGCCTAAGGTTAACGCCACCGGCGGTCGAGACCATTATCCCGGCGTGTTCAGCGCGGCGATATCCGGCGGTGGTATTCGCGGCGGCACCGTGGTCGGTTCGTCCGATGACAAAGGCGCGTTGCCGAAAGATCGGCCCGTGCGTCCGCAGGATGTTCTTGCGACGATGTACCGTCATCTGGGTGTGGACACCGCTGAGCAATATAAAGATTTCGCCGGTCGTCCGCATCCCGTGTTACCGTTTGGCGAACCGATAGAAGAATTATTTTAA